A genome region from Akkermansiaceae bacterium includes the following:
- a CDS encoding topoisomerase DNA-binding C4 zinc finger domain-containing protein yields MDEAPRRIRKTGGYRNLRSFQITTLIYDGTVAFCRNFVDFKSRTSDQMVQAARSGRQNIAEGNRAGAVSSHSELLLTNVARASQEELLLDFQDYLRQNDLPLWGKDSPEADAVRRLGRRDRSDPSDRSDLLDSSEDAGDRARYQLYRPWLENKDPTVIANTLICLIHQANFLLDQQLLAMEQSFISEGGYKEQLASARIAERNKPDDSSPKCEDCGKPMSLRTARQGKNEGSQFWGCSGYPECKRTMPV; encoded by the coding sequence ATGGACGAAGCACCCAGACGTATCCGAAAGACCGGCGGCTACCGCAACCTGCGGAGCTTTCAAATCACGACTCTCATCTATGATGGCACGGTTGCGTTTTGTAGGAACTTCGTGGATTTCAAAAGCCGCACCAGCGACCAAATGGTGCAGGCCGCGCGCAGCGGACGCCAGAACATCGCGGAGGGGAACCGCGCCGGCGCCGTAAGCAGCCACTCCGAACTGCTTCTCACGAACGTAGCAAGAGCCAGCCAGGAAGAGCTCCTGCTGGATTTCCAGGATTACCTCCGGCAGAACGATCTGCCGCTCTGGGGGAAGGATAGTCCGGAGGCGGATGCCGTGCGGAGGCTGGGGAGGAGAGATCGGTCGGATCCGTCCGATCGGTCGGATCTCTTGGACAGCTCTGAAGACGCCGGAGACCGTGCCCGCTACCAGCTCTACCGGCCGTGGCTGGAAAACAAGGACCCCACCGTGATCGCGAATACGCTGATCTGCCTGATTCACCAGGCGAATTTTCTGCTGGATCAGCAGCTTCTCGCCATGGAGCAGAGTTTCATCTCGGAGGGTGGCTACAAGGAACAGCTCGCCAGCGCCCGCATCGCGGAGCGCAACAAACCCGACGACTCCTCCCCGAAGTGCGAGGACTGCGGCAAGCCGATGTCTCTGCGCACCGCCCGCCAAGGGAAAAACGAAGGCTCCCAATTCTGGGGATGTTCGGGTTACCCGGAGTGTAAGAGAACCATGCCTGTTTGA
- a CDS encoding sulfatase-like hydrolase/transferase → MKTPLPILLSLGLAVTAPAQRRNVLLIIADDLGTDSLALYNSSPGAALPPTPNIDALKAGGVQFRNAYAHPTCSPTRASILTGRQPFRHGVTTAVSANDGQLMAGEYTLPRAFASHSALGYSLAHFGKWHLSLSNNMANDPANIAGWPHFAGSLNGGLTGGNGGTGTYFAWTKTINGITGPENSTTTYATTDTTDDTINWINAQGANPWFAWVAYNAPHSPFHKPPAALHTYDTTVPNWNTLPINTNLRTHFNAAIQALDTEMGRLFANIPPAVLANTWIIFIGDNGTPNQVIQPPFSNGHSKESLYEGGVRVPLIVTGPGLVAPNREVTDLVHATDLYASILEMAGIDVAATQPALKPIDSRSLLPLLQNQPLAARAASSQLSGSTVAADKGGATVRSGDYKLNRFNDNTESLHFLPTDPDERTNLLLSPLNTTAQAAYDDLTDQLAGNISPPNLLGTPPETQWQKITGAEYARIYRTQNRALNGISDATWAPEGAVRNGRQDLPAYAGIESIRVSANWVYVKGSSMPHYTMGPWYFDAAKTQLFVNYPSQWDMLARIPRLPVPAATRTNTNFGPIAIWVNTAIIHNQLDAFYWNGSSDIDDNARGTEYWTRNARLAEGLTFDPAGAHQPFTGESHHHISPFALRYEMGDHMEYNPATHTYTEASGAPAHSPILGWSFDGYPIYGPYGYGISTDPNSAVRRIVSGYVPRDGNFGTTNLNTAGRTTLPAWAIRSGHGISPVADAATGPAVSAAFPIGWYLQDYDYLGDRGYTQGTDFDLDECNGRWCITPEFPEGTYAYFVTIDSSFQPAYPYIIGRQYHGVKQGGNFAAASTIGFNALEEPNVTTYQGGADAQLEIDRIEPSGGNVTIRWDSAEGGNYVVETSVDLTDWTTIPQVPADGSAFQTQRTIPAASPNRSFHRVRRDSVDAYDVIDTP, encoded by the coding sequence ATGAAAACCCCGCTACCCATACTCCTTTCGCTTGGTCTGGCCGTTACAGCGCCCGCCCAGCGGCGCAACGTCCTGCTCATCATCGCGGATGATCTCGGCACGGACAGCCTCGCCCTCTACAACAGCAGCCCCGGCGCGGCTCTCCCGCCCACGCCGAACATCGATGCTCTCAAGGCAGGCGGCGTCCAGTTCCGCAACGCCTACGCCCACCCGACCTGCTCCCCGACACGCGCCTCCATCCTCACCGGCCGCCAGCCCTTCCGCCATGGCGTCACCACCGCGGTCTCCGCCAACGACGGCCAGCTCATGGCCGGAGAGTATACCCTGCCGCGCGCCTTCGCCTCACATTCCGCCCTCGGTTACTCGCTCGCCCATTTCGGGAAATGGCATTTGTCCCTCAGCAACAACATGGCCAACGACCCCGCCAACATCGCAGGCTGGCCGCATTTCGCAGGCAGTCTCAACGGCGGCCTGACGGGAGGAAACGGCGGCACCGGCACCTATTTTGCCTGGACCAAAACCATCAACGGCATCACCGGGCCGGAAAACTCCACCACCACCTACGCCACCACCGACACCACGGACGACACGATCAACTGGATCAACGCGCAGGGCGCAAACCCTTGGTTCGCATGGGTCGCCTACAACGCACCTCACAGCCCTTTCCACAAACCGCCCGCCGCCCTCCACACCTACGACACCACCGTGCCGAACTGGAACACGCTCCCCATCAACACCAACCTGCGCACCCACTTCAACGCCGCCATCCAGGCGCTCGATACCGAGATGGGCCGCCTCTTCGCAAACATCCCGCCCGCCGTCCTCGCCAACACATGGATCATCTTCATCGGCGACAACGGCACGCCCAACCAGGTGATCCAGCCTCCCTTCAGCAACGGCCACTCGAAGGAATCCCTCTACGAAGGCGGTGTCCGCGTCCCGCTCATCGTCACCGGGCCGGGCCTCGTCGCGCCCAACCGCGAAGTCACCGACCTCGTCCACGCCACCGACCTCTATGCCTCCATCCTCGAAATGGCCGGCATCGATGTCGCCGCCACCCAGCCCGCCCTCAAGCCCATCGACAGCCGCAGCCTGCTGCCGCTTTTGCAAAACCAGCCGCTCGCCGCCCGCGCCGCTTCGAGCCAGCTATCGGGTTCCACCGTGGCTGCGGACAAAGGCGGCGCCACCGTCCGTAGCGGCGATTACAAGCTCAACCGCTTCAACGACAACACGGAAAGCCTGCATTTCCTGCCCACCGATCCCGACGAGCGAACCAACCTCCTGCTCAGCCCCCTCAACACGACCGCCCAGGCCGCCTACGACGATCTAACAGACCAGCTGGCCGGAAACATCTCCCCGCCCAACCTGCTCGGCACCCCGCCCGAAACCCAATGGCAGAAAATCACCGGCGCGGAATACGCCCGCATCTACCGCACCCAGAACCGCGCCCTCAACGGCATCTCCGACGCCACATGGGCGCCCGAAGGTGCCGTTCGCAACGGGCGGCAGGACTTGCCCGCCTACGCCGGGATCGAGAGCATCCGCGTCAGCGCGAACTGGGTCTATGTGAAAGGCTCGTCGATGCCCCATTACACCATGGGACCCTGGTATTTCGATGCCGCGAAAACCCAGCTCTTCGTCAACTACCCGAGCCAATGGGATATGCTCGCCCGCATCCCACGCCTGCCCGTCCCGGCCGCCACCCGCACCAACACAAACTTCGGCCCCATCGCCATCTGGGTGAACACCGCCATCATCCACAACCAGCTCGACGCGTTCTACTGGAATGGTAGTAGCGACATCGACGACAACGCGCGCGGCACCGAATACTGGACGCGAAACGCCCGCCTCGCCGAAGGCCTCACCTTCGATCCCGCAGGCGCGCACCAGCCCTTCACCGGGGAAAGCCATCACCACATCAGCCCCTTCGCACTGCGTTACGAAATGGGAGACCACATGGAGTACAACCCCGCCACCCACACCTACACCGAGGCCTCCGGAGCTCCCGCGCACAGCCCTATCCTCGGCTGGAGCTTCGACGGCTACCCGATCTACGGCCCCTACGGATACGGCATTTCCACCGACCCTAACAGCGCCGTGCGCCGCATCGTCAGCGGCTACGTGCCGCGAGACGGGAATTTCGGCACCACGAACCTCAACACCGCAGGCCGCACCACCCTGCCCGCATGGGCGATCCGCTCCGGCCACGGCATCAGCCCCGTCGCAGATGCCGCCACCGGCCCTGCGGTGAGCGCCGCGTTTCCCATCGGCTGGTATCTTCAGGACTATGACTACCTCGGCGACCGGGGCTACACCCAGGGCACGGATTTCGACCTCGACGAGTGCAACGGCCGCTGGTGCATCACGCCCGAGTTTCCCGAAGGAACCTACGCCTACTTCGTCACCATCGACTCCTCGTTCCAGCCTGCCTACCCCTACATCATCGGCCGCCAATACCATGGCGTGAAGCAGGGTGGCAACTTCGCCGCAGCCAGCACTATTGGCTTCAATGCACTCGAGGAGCCCAACGTCACCACCTACCAAGGCGGTGCGGATGCGCAGCTTGAGATCGACCGCATCGAACCATCCGGCGGCAACGTGACGATCCGCTGGGACAGCGCCGAGGGCGGGAATTATGTCGTGGAAACAAGCGTGGATCTCACTGACTGGACGACCATACCGCAGGTGCCTGCAGATGGCTCCGCCTTCCAGACCCAGCGCACCATTCCCGCCGCCAGCCCCAACCGCAGCTTCCACCGAGTGCGGAGGGATAGTGTGGATGCTTATGATGTCATCGATACGCCCTGA
- a CDS encoding response regulator transcription factor, whose product MRVLLLEDQESLRSSTQKGLEEMGFAVDAVEDGDVALAQALETPYDALVLDIMVPGRDGLSILRVLREKKHTTPVILLTARSTLPERIEGLNLGADDYLTKPFYIEELAARLRTVARRHSGAVGHLLEVGDLHMDLITRKASRGGAEIDLSAREFQLLEFFMSTPGRVFSRVQIYEQVWGYGMDLESNLVEVYVQRLRAKIDKDHGKKLIRTIRGAGYALGEAR is encoded by the coding sequence ATGCGGGTTCTTTTGTTAGAAGACCAGGAAAGTCTGCGCAGCTCCACCCAAAAGGGATTGGAGGAGATGGGGTTCGCCGTGGACGCGGTGGAGGACGGTGATGTCGCGCTGGCGCAGGCATTGGAAACGCCCTACGACGCGCTGGTGCTCGACATCATGGTGCCTGGGCGCGACGGGTTGAGCATACTGCGCGTTTTACGGGAAAAGAAGCACACCACCCCGGTGATCCTGCTCACCGCCCGATCCACGCTTCCCGAAAGGATCGAGGGCTTGAACCTGGGCGCGGACGATTATCTCACCAAGCCGTTTTACATCGAGGAGCTGGCCGCGCGGCTGCGGACGGTGGCGCGCCGCCATTCGGGTGCGGTGGGACATTTGCTGGAGGTGGGAGATTTGCACATGGATCTGATCACGCGCAAGGCTTCGCGGGGTGGCGCCGAGATCGATCTATCGGCTCGTGAGTTCCAGTTGCTTGAGTTTTTCATGAGTACGCCCGGCAGGGTGTTCAGCCGGGTGCAGATCTACGAGCAGGTCTGGGGATACGGGATGGATCTGGAGAGCAATCTCGTGGAGGTCTATGTGCAGCGGCTGCGTGCGAAGATCGACAAGGATCATGGGAAAAAACTGATCCGCACCATCCGCGGTGCGGGCTATGCATTGGGGGAGGCGCGATGA
- a CDS encoding HAMP domain-containing protein, with protein MSGRRPSSFRVRLALQTMLVAGIVVTGFGAGAWWFALEQQARNHDLRIGQEARRLWTQLTPRDREEQFARAVEKIFSESGEVVAVTVMWHTEGNPSATFSGPTWNEANRPVFAGYLPRGSQVVTSGVDTDSTTRPARAFSPGIGNSGSPRRPIMPEIRTPDFFTIEDGKVKWRFGAFSNPHYTVFVGLSRDALQAEARGTALWFAGGGVIALLIAGLGAWWASGRAIRPLDRIVSISERMSAGNLGERIPLHGGDDREFAQLIGALNDMTARLERSFEQSARFTADASHELKTPLAVIQGTLNDVLRTEALDDESHQRISVVLHQMSRLKHITQSLLLLSQADAGELPVRRESYNLSEDLEGLMEDAEALCEAAGLAFEKHIEPGVFVEADRALMHQVLQNLVSNAVKHNQADGRVEIRFVRHAKGARFEISNTCAAIPGEVQERLFERFYRAEDSRSGEGFGLGLNIARELARANGAKLELMPAGSGMIGFSVNFPHPMPTET; from the coding sequence ATGAGCGGAAGGCGCCCATCGTCATTCCGGGTGCGCCTCGCGCTGCAAACAATGCTCGTGGCGGGCATCGTGGTGACCGGTTTCGGGGCGGGTGCGTGGTGGTTCGCGCTGGAGCAGCAGGCGCGCAACCACGACCTGCGCATCGGACAGGAGGCCCGTCGGCTGTGGACACAACTGACGCCGCGAGACCGCGAGGAGCAATTCGCGAGGGCGGTGGAGAAAATTTTCAGCGAGAGCGGGGAAGTGGTGGCGGTGACGGTGATGTGGCATACGGAGGGAAATCCCTCGGCGACATTTTCCGGGCCGACATGGAATGAAGCGAACCGCCCGGTCTTCGCCGGCTATCTGCCGCGGGGCTCCCAAGTGGTCACGAGCGGGGTGGATACCGATAGCACAACGCGACCGGCACGGGCTTTTTCGCCGGGTATCGGGAACTCCGGCTCGCCGCGCCGTCCCATCATGCCGGAGATCCGCACGCCCGATTTTTTTACGATCGAGGATGGGAAGGTGAAATGGCGCTTCGGTGCCTTCAGCAATCCGCATTACACCGTGTTTGTCGGATTGTCGCGCGATGCGCTGCAGGCCGAGGCGCGCGGCACCGCGCTGTGGTTCGCCGGTGGCGGAGTGATCGCATTGTTGATCGCGGGGCTGGGGGCATGGTGGGCATCCGGGCGGGCGATCCGTCCGCTCGACCGGATCGTTTCCATCTCGGAACGCATGAGCGCGGGAAACCTCGGTGAGCGCATCCCGCTCCACGGCGGCGATGACCGTGAGTTCGCGCAGCTGATCGGCGCCCTGAACGACATGACCGCGAGGCTGGAGCGGAGCTTCGAGCAATCCGCGCGCTTCACCGCCGATGCCTCGCACGAGCTGAAAACGCCGCTGGCGGTGATCCAGGGCACGCTCAACGATGTCCTGCGCACCGAGGCGCTGGATGACGAGTCCCACCAACGGATCAGCGTGGTGCTGCACCAGATGTCGCGGCTCAAGCACATCACCCAAAGCCTGCTGCTGCTCTCCCAAGCCGATGCGGGGGAGCTGCCGGTCCGCCGCGAGAGCTACAATCTTTCCGAAGATCTCGAAGGGCTCATGGAAGACGCCGAGGCGCTCTGCGAAGCGGCAGGGCTGGCATTCGAAAAGCACATCGAGCCGGGAGTCTTCGTTGAGGCCGACCGGGCGCTCATGCATCAGGTGCTCCAAAACCTGGTCAGCAACGCGGTGAAGCACAACCAAGCAGACGGTCGTGTGGAGATCCGTTTTGTCAGACATGCCAAGGGCGCTCGTTTCGAGATATCCAACACCTGCGCGGCGATTCCCGGGGAAGTTCAGGAGCGCCTGTTCGAGCGCTTCTACCGCGCCGAGGATTCGCGGAGCGGCGAGGGCTTCGGACTCGGGCTCAACATCGCCCGCGAGCTGGCGCGGGCAAATGGAGCGAAGCTCGAACTCATGCCCGCCGGGAGCGGGATGATCGGTTTTTCCGTGAACTTCCCCCATCCCATGCCGACGGAAACATGA
- a CDS encoding cytochrome C peroxidase, with translation MRALFMISGIFLPSVMAAPLQVAFVHEADGKPLALDSLRHTNAAGETFSVSRLDWLATGFSVTTADGATHAYGDAVAFVSGKGGGVALGEAPGGRITSLTFHIGPDEKTNHGDPARHAPGHPLNPNANRLHWDWQGGYIFLAAEGLWRKAGAGNEALGGFAYHFARDPNRTRVTLPVDLEARDASRVVVSLDAIKLLDGLSFAADGATTHSIEGDPVVEKLKAGLASAFRVAGIETAAMPLPASRPEPIDLPSEPEGYPLTLPRHVPLPSLPLDNPLLVQRVALGERLFNEPKLSRTNAISCASCHQGEEMSDPRRFSPGVDGKHGSRHAMPLFNLAWKSSFFWDGRAPSLREQVLVPIEDPLEMDETLENVVAKLTADPAYPPLFQAAFGSGKITPENIGLALENFLLTRVSFDSKFDRAFVGKETLTTQEKRGFELFFTESEPRMGRRGADCFHCHGGADFTDHSFHNNGLSTTDDVGLGKTTGLASDRYKFSTPSLRNIARTAPYMHDGRFATLEEVIEHYNSPPKPSATLDPNLAKHPQGLGLDEEDKAALIEFLKTL, from the coding sequence ATGAGGGCGCTCTTCATGATTTCCGGGATTTTCCTACCATCGGTGATGGCCGCACCGCTGCAGGTGGCGTTTGTTCATGAGGCGGATGGAAAGCCATTGGCGCTTGATTCCCTGCGCCACACGAACGCTGCCGGGGAAACATTCTCGGTTTCCCGGCTGGATTGGCTGGCAACGGGTTTCTCCGTCACGACGGCGGATGGCGCGACCCATGCGTATGGAGACGCTGTCGCCTTTGTCTCCGGCAAAGGGGGCGGGGTCGCGCTGGGCGAGGCTCCGGGCGGGCGGATCACCTCGCTGACCTTCCACATCGGGCCGGATGAAAAAACGAACCATGGCGATCCCGCGCGCCATGCTCCGGGGCATCCGCTCAATCCGAATGCAAACCGCCTGCACTGGGATTGGCAGGGCGGCTACATCTTCCTCGCCGCCGAGGGACTGTGGCGGAAGGCCGGTGCGGGCAATGAGGCGCTGGGGGGATTCGCCTATCATTTCGCCCGTGACCCGAACCGCACCAGGGTGACGCTGCCGGTCGATCTCGAGGCGCGTGATGCCAGCCGGGTGGTCGTGTCGCTGGATGCCATCAAACTGTTAGACGGGCTGTCGTTTGCGGCCGACGGGGCGACCACGCATTCCATCGAGGGCGACCCGGTGGTGGAAAAGCTCAAGGCCGGCCTCGCCTCCGCATTCCGGGTGGCGGGCATCGAGACCGCCGCCATGCCGCTCCCGGCAAGCAGGCCGGAGCCCATCGACCTGCCTTCCGAACCGGAGGGCTATCCGCTGACCCTGCCACGCCACGTGCCACTGCCGTCGCTGCCTTTGGACAATCCGTTGCTGGTCCAGAGGGTGGCCTTGGGCGAGCGGCTTTTCAACGAGCCGAAGCTCTCGCGCACCAACGCGATTTCGTGCGCTTCCTGCCATCAGGGGGAAGAGATGTCGGATCCGCGCCGGTTCAGCCCCGGCGTGGACGGAAAACATGGGTCGCGCCATGCGATGCCACTTTTCAACCTCGCCTGGAAATCGAGTTTTTTCTGGGACGGGCGCGCGCCGTCGCTGCGCGAGCAGGTGCTGGTTCCGATCGAGGATCCGCTGGAGATGGATGAGACGCTGGAAAACGTGGTGGCGAAACTCACCGCCGATCCCGCTTATCCGCCGCTGTTCCAAGCCGCCTTCGGATCGGGAAAGATCACACCGGAGAACATTGGCCTGGCTCTGGAGAATTTCCTGCTCACACGGGTCAGCTTCGATTCCAAATTCGACCGTGCCTTTGTCGGCAAGGAAACACTCACCACGCAGGAGAAGCGCGGTTTCGAGCTGTTTTTCACCGAATCCGAGCCGCGCATGGGACGGCGTGGCGCCGATTGCTTCCACTGCCACGGAGGCGCTGATTTCACCGACCATTCGTTCCACAACAACGGCCTATCCACTACGGATGACGTAGGTCTGGGGAAAACCACGGGCCTTGCCTCGGACCGTTACAAGTTCAGCACCCCTTCGCTGCGCAACATCGCCCGCACCGCGCCCTACATGCACGACGGGCGTTTCGCTACGCTGGAGGAAGTCATCGAGCACTACAACTCTCCTCCAAAGCCCAGCGCCACGCTGGATCCGAACCTCGCCAAGCATCCCCAGGGTCTCGGACTGGACGAGGAAGACAAGGCCGCACTGATCGAGTTTTTGAAAACGCTTTGA
- a CDS encoding DUF1553 domain-containing protein, with protein sequence MPCHATGGEISYAREILPILSDKCFHCHGPDKGKQEADLRLDVREEAIKALAWDPEFPENSEALIRIFSDDEDEIMPPPDSHRTLSETEKNLIRRWVEQGAEYETHWAFVTPPKEVPVPETKEKSWAANPIDSFVLYRLEKEGLSPTETASPERWLRRATYTLTGLPPTQSEIDAFLADESSAAKETVVDRLLASPRYGEHMATPWLDVVRYADSFGYQADVDTDAWPYRDWVIEAFNRNLPINEFIIQQLAGDLLPGATRQQKLATAFNRIHRKTNEGGSVPEEFRQDGVSDRVHTVGTAFMALTMECARCHDHKYDPITAKDYYSMGAFFNSIDEFGIMSWKTGVTAQPALELPSPEQEQKLAALEKAIAAAEADLATRIAGSEADFQAWLSSEKDFPQADLAGRFGFDGDSAAAFLNAVDPKSSAKIGGNTLAPGQTGNGVQTNGDDAVVFPDFGIRHADQPFSVSLWLKPGEDYPVAVVFANSTSADVPYSGYELLLEEGRLAWTLAREFPGNAASINTTEAIPTGQWTHVTVTSDGSRKAAGLRIFLNGKPAPTSIACDTLTRDFSSASAIRFAARSRFPGLRGGMIDDVSIHLRAITPLEALAIHKGAPLANTPSDPSQLRDYYLSAIDPASRELRKKLNAARAAFREEQNKVREIVTMRESAEPIPHFILKRGDYTMPAERVGRETPDWLPPFPEGEPRNRLGFARWLTSPEHPLTARVTINRIWQEIFGTGLVATSENFGLQGAQPSHPELLDWLARDFINHGWDQKRAIRQMLLSATYGQDSSASPELRERDPDNALLARGPARRLTAEQLRDSALALSGLLVESIGGPPVKPYQAPGSMWKTLNNFLPEYKADSGEGLHRRSLYTFWRRTTTPPNMTIFDAGTRDVCATRRMPTNTPLQSLVMLNDPQYVEAARKLGERILREGGATGESRAKWAYREVTGKEPTAEQLTLLLDLIADQRTFFTSGSSDAAALLKVGESQADPALDAIETATFAALAQALLNLDTNITLR encoded by the coding sequence GTGCCGTGCCATGCAACGGGCGGGGAAATCTCCTACGCCCGCGAGATCCTGCCCATCCTCTCCGACAAGTGCTTCCACTGCCACGGCCCGGACAAGGGGAAGCAGGAAGCAGACCTACGGCTCGATGTCCGCGAGGAGGCCATCAAGGCGCTCGCATGGGATCCCGAGTTTCCCGAAAACTCCGAGGCGCTGATCCGCATTTTCTCGGACGACGAGGACGAGATCATGCCACCGCCGGATTCCCACCGCACTCTTTCCGAAACGGAGAAAAACCTCATCAGGCGATGGGTGGAACAAGGCGCGGAATACGAGACCCACTGGGCCTTCGTCACCCCGCCGAAGGAAGTCCCGGTTCCTGAAACGAAGGAAAAGTCGTGGGCCGCAAACCCCATCGACTCCTTCGTCCTGTACCGCTTGGAAAAGGAAGGGCTCTCCCCCACGGAGACCGCCAGCCCCGAGCGCTGGCTGCGACGCGCGACCTACACCCTCACCGGCCTGCCGCCGACCCAGTCTGAGATCGATGCCTTCCTCGCAGACGAATCATCCGCGGCAAAGGAAACCGTGGTGGACAGGCTGCTTGCATCCCCTCGCTATGGCGAGCACATGGCCACCCCGTGGCTCGACGTCGTCCGCTACGCGGATTCCTTCGGCTACCAGGCGGACGTTGACACCGATGCATGGCCTTACCGCGACTGGGTGATCGAGGCTTTCAACCGCAACCTTCCCATAAACGAATTCATCATCCAACAGCTCGCAGGCGATCTCCTGCCCGGAGCCACCCGCCAGCAGAAACTCGCCACCGCCTTCAACCGCATCCACCGCAAGACCAACGAAGGCGGCTCGGTTCCCGAGGAGTTCCGACAGGACGGCGTCTCCGACCGTGTCCACACCGTCGGCACCGCCTTCATGGCGCTCACCATGGAATGCGCCAGATGCCACGATCACAAATACGACCCGATCACCGCCAAGGACTATTATTCCATGGGCGCCTTTTTCAACAGCATCGACGAGTTCGGGATCATGAGCTGGAAAACCGGCGTGACCGCACAGCCAGCCCTCGAGCTCCCTTCGCCCGAGCAGGAGCAAAAACTCGCCGCGCTCGAGAAAGCCATCGCTGCCGCGGAGGCCGATCTCGCCACCCGCATTGCAGGCTCCGAAGCGGATTTCCAGGCCTGGCTTTCCTCCGAAAAGGATTTTCCGCAAGCCGATCTCGCCGGGCGCTTCGGCTTCGACGGCGATTCTGCGGCAGCCTTCCTCAACGCAGTGGATCCCAAGTCTTCCGCCAAGATCGGCGGCAACACCCTTGCGCCCGGGCAAACCGGCAACGGCGTCCAGACCAATGGCGACGATGCGGTCGTGTTTCCCGATTTCGGCATACGCCACGCCGACCAGCCCTTCTCCGTTTCCCTCTGGCTCAAGCCCGGTGAGGATTATCCGGTCGCCGTGGTGTTCGCAAACTCCACCTCCGCCGATGTCCCGTATTCCGGCTACGAGCTGCTCCTGGAGGAAGGTCGCCTGGCATGGACTCTCGCCCGTGAATTCCCCGGAAACGCCGCATCCATCAACACCACCGAAGCGATCCCCACCGGGCAATGGACGCACGTCACAGTCACCAGCGACGGCTCCCGCAAAGCCGCCGGACTCAGGATTTTCCTCAACGGGAAACCGGCCCCGACCAGCATCGCCTGCGATACGCTAACCCGCGATTTCTCCTCCGCCTCCGCCATCCGCTTCGCCGCCCGCTCACGCTTCCCCGGCCTGCGCGGCGGAATGATCGACGATGTCTCCATCCATCTCCGCGCCATCACACCGCTGGAAGCGCTCGCCATCCACAAGGGCGCGCCGCTGGCGAATACCCCCTCCGATCCATCGCAACTCCGCGACTACTATCTCTCCGCCATCGATCCCGCCTCGCGCGAACTGCGCAAGAAACTCAACGCCGCCCGCGCCGCGTTCCGGGAGGAGCAGAACAAGGTGCGCGAGATCGTCACCATGCGCGAAAGCGCCGAGCCCATACCCCACTTCATCCTGAAACGCGGCGACTACACCATGCCTGCGGAAAGGGTGGGGCGCGAGACCCCCGACTGGCTGCCGCCCTTCCCCGAAGGCGAGCCCCGCAACCGCCTCGGCTTCGCGCGCTGGCTCACCTCGCCCGAGCACCCGCTCACCGCCCGCGTCACCATCAACCGCATCTGGCAGGAAATCTTCGGCACCGGCCTTGTCGCCACCTCCGAGAACTTCGGCCTCCAGGGCGCACAGCCCTCCCATCCGGAACTCTTGGATTGGCTCGCCCGCGATTTCATCAACCACGGCTGGGACCAGAAACGCGCGATCAGGCAGATGCTCCTCTCCGCCACCTACGGCCAGGATTCGTCGGCCTCGCCGGAGCTGCGCGAGCGCGACCCCGACAACGCCCTGCTCGCCCGCGGCCCCGCCCGCCGCCTCACCGCCGAGCAGCTGCGCGACTCCGCGCTGGCCCTCTCCGGTCTCCTCGTGGAAAGCATCGGCGGCCCACCGGTCAAGCCCTACCAGGCGCCCGGATCGATGTGGAAGACGCTCAACAACTTCCTGCCGGAATACAAGGCGGACAGCGGCGAAGGCCTCCACCGCCGCTCGCTCTACACCTTCTGGCGGCGCACCACCACCCCGCCCAACATGACCATCTTTGACGCCGGGACGCGCGATGTCTGCGCGACCCGCCGCATGCCGACCAACACCCCCCTGCAATCCCTCGTGATGCTCAACGACCCGCAATACGTGGAGGCCGCCCGCAAGCTCGGCGAGCGCATCCTGAGGGAAGGCGGCGCCACCGGGGAATCCCGGGCGAAATGGGCCTACCGCGAGGTCACCGGGAAAGAACCCACCGCCGAACAGCTCACGCTGCTGCTTGACCTCATCGCGGATCAGCGCACGTTTTTCACATCGGGATCCTCCGATGCCGCCGCCCTGCTGAAAGTGGGCGAATCGCAGGCCGACCCCGCGCTTGATGCAATCGAAACCGCCACCTTCGCCGCCCTCGCCCAAGCACTCCTCAACCTCGACACCAACATCACCCTGCGCTGA